A portion of the Pseudarthrobacter defluvii genome contains these proteins:
- a CDS encoding enoyl-CoA hydratase-related protein: MSASVEEKVDQVTLTIDNHVATVVIDRQHVLNAVDGTAQARLNDIWEQLEQDASVRAVVVTGAGPRAFCVGADMSASAVDKTGLEYWAGLDPNGFGGLSLRTTLDIPVIAKVNGYALGGGMEIVLGADIVVAADSAKFGLTEPRVGRLALDGGIHQLLRRVPYTQAMGMLLTGRKADAAEMQAMGLVNEVVPAEELDAAVQRWVDQILACAPTSVRAVKQMAARTSHLTAAEARGLRLPALMAALDSEDSAEGVRAFQEKRPPVWPGR; the protein is encoded by the coding sequence GTGAGCGCTTCCGTGGAAGAAAAGGTGGACCAGGTCACCCTGACCATCGATAACCACGTTGCCACGGTGGTTATCGACCGGCAGCACGTCCTGAACGCGGTCGACGGCACCGCGCAGGCCCGGCTCAACGACATCTGGGAACAGCTGGAGCAGGATGCGTCCGTGCGGGCTGTGGTCGTCACCGGGGCAGGGCCCCGCGCGTTCTGCGTGGGCGCGGACATGTCTGCCTCCGCCGTGGACAAGACCGGCCTGGAGTACTGGGCCGGCCTGGACCCCAACGGGTTCGGCGGCCTGAGCCTGCGCACCACCCTGGACATCCCCGTGATCGCCAAGGTCAACGGCTACGCCCTGGGCGGCGGGATGGAAATCGTCCTGGGCGCGGACATCGTGGTGGCGGCGGACAGCGCCAAGTTCGGATTGACGGAGCCCAGGGTTGGGCGGTTGGCGCTCGACGGCGGCATCCACCAGCTGCTGCGCCGCGTCCCCTACACCCAGGCCATGGGCATGCTCCTCACCGGCCGGAAAGCCGACGCGGCCGAGATGCAGGCCATGGGCTTGGTCAACGAAGTGGTGCCGGCCGAGGAGCTCGACGCCGCCGTGCAGCGCTGGGTGGACCAGATCCTCGCCTGCGCCCCCACCTCCGTCCGGGCGGTCAAGCAGATGGCTGCCCGGACTTCGCACCTCACGGCCGCCGAAGCGCGCGGCCTCCGGCTGCCGGCCCTCATGGCGGCCCTGGACAGCGAAGACTCCGCCGAAGGCGTCCGTGCGTTCCAGGAAAAGCGGCCGCCGGTGTGGCCGGGCCGCTGA
- a CDS encoding CaiB/BaiF CoA transferase family protein — MSAATVERVDERTTAPGGSAAGSPVPLPLEGIRIVDFTQVFMGPSCTQLLGDYGADIIKVERPGAGDISRNSFPDQDGQDNPIFLSINRNKRSVSVDTRTDEGREVLHRLLADADVVVSNFRSGVMERMGFGYEELKVKNPGIIWASGTGFGPVGPYSHKGGQDAIAQAYSGVMWRRESDDQKPAIYPTTLCDYITGMHLMQGILLALRTRQASGVGQKVEVTMYDSMLHLQMQEACMQLNRGYEVNWGAMPLSGVFETTDGAVCMVGGFTPDPLARISDALGLDEDLTERPGFATLEQQFKNKPALQAIFREHFATNTTEYWTGKLEEQGLLNAPVHTLEQALADAQTEANGMIVEAEHPGVGTVKMLNAPIRLSATPPVVRRVAPRLGEHNVEVLLENGFDADTIARLQELGVLR, encoded by the coding sequence GTGAGCGCGGCAACGGTAGAGCGGGTGGACGAACGCACGACGGCGCCAGGCGGCAGTGCGGCCGGCTCGCCGGTGCCCCTTCCGCTGGAGGGCATCCGGATTGTGGACTTCACCCAGGTGTTCATGGGCCCGTCCTGCACCCAGCTGTTGGGCGACTACGGTGCCGACATCATCAAGGTGGAGCGGCCCGGCGCGGGCGACATTTCCCGCAACTCATTCCCCGACCAGGACGGCCAGGACAACCCGATCTTCCTGTCCATCAACCGCAACAAGCGCAGCGTCTCCGTGGATACCCGCACCGATGAAGGCCGCGAGGTGCTGCACCGGCTGTTGGCCGACGCCGACGTGGTGGTCAGCAACTTCCGCTCCGGCGTGATGGAGCGGATGGGCTTCGGCTACGAGGAGCTCAAGGTTAAGAACCCGGGAATTATCTGGGCCTCCGGCACCGGCTTCGGCCCCGTGGGACCGTACTCGCACAAGGGCGGGCAGGACGCGATCGCGCAGGCCTACTCCGGCGTGATGTGGCGGCGCGAATCGGATGACCAGAAGCCGGCCATCTACCCCACCACGCTCTGCGACTACATCACGGGCATGCACCTAATGCAGGGCATCCTGCTGGCGCTTCGCACCCGGCAGGCGTCTGGTGTGGGGCAAAAGGTGGAGGTGACCATGTACGACTCCATGCTGCACCTGCAGATGCAGGAGGCCTGCATGCAGCTCAACCGCGGCTACGAGGTCAACTGGGGCGCCATGCCGCTGAGCGGCGTCTTCGAAACCACCGACGGTGCCGTGTGCATGGTGGGCGGCTTCACCCCCGACCCGCTGGCACGGATCTCCGACGCCCTGGGCCTGGACGAGGACCTCACGGAACGGCCCGGATTCGCCACCCTTGAGCAGCAGTTCAAGAACAAGCCCGCCCTGCAGGCCATCTTCCGGGAGCATTTCGCCACCAACACCACCGAATACTGGACCGGAAAGCTGGAGGAACAGGGGCTGCTCAATGCTCCTGTCCACACCCTGGAACAGGCGCTCGCCGATGCGCAGACCGAGGCGAACGGGATGATCGTGGAGGCCGAACATCCGGGGGTGGGGACCGTGAAGATGCTGAACGCCCCCATCCGGCTCTCCGCCACCCCGCCCGTTGTCCGCCGCGTCGCACCCCGCCTCGGCGAGCACAACGTGGAGGTCCTGCTGGAAAACGGCTTCGACGCGGACACCATCGCGCGGCTGCAGGAACTGGGGGTGCTGCGGTGA
- a CDS encoding FAD-dependent oxidoreductase yields MNNTPSFAAPKTGSLELSTTTADLTAPVISRSNVLVVGGGPAGVAAAVTAARSGAKVTLLERYSSLGGLASGGMVLVLDDMINGQDITVTGIVSEYVERLQKLGLAVVPPAEDRRTSEELWNKWGRYGTFDFHSHTNPKPICYAAAFDPDGWKRISNDLVREAGVDLRLHSWFSRPIVDNGVIKGVICETKLGPQAFMADVVIDTTGDIDVASRAGASYAKDNYLTTLVFRLGNVDTAAAEAFEQANPKEARAINRKIKRLLGGAWELWWLKTPIDGVVWCNAPHMTGFDGVDPADMTAAEFAARDKISEAVDYVRANLPGFEKCYMLDVASQMGVRQTRLLQGEYVMTKEDVTSRRHFQDSVARGRDYYYPYRSLLPKEVDQLLVAGRHYSATPDAQKMSREIPPCMAMGQAVGVAAALAVESGVLVRDVAAADIQLGMRRHGADPGDVPSSNATLDTEAAVLA; encoded by the coding sequence ATGAACAACACACCCAGCTTCGCCGCGCCCAAAACCGGGTCCCTGGAGCTCTCCACCACCACGGCAGACCTCACCGCGCCGGTGATCTCACGGTCCAATGTCCTGGTGGTTGGTGGTGGCCCCGCAGGCGTGGCCGCCGCCGTCACCGCTGCCCGCTCCGGTGCAAAGGTCACGCTCCTGGAGCGCTACTCCTCCCTGGGCGGCCTGGCCTCCGGCGGCATGGTGCTTGTCCTCGATGACATGATCAACGGCCAGGACATCACCGTCACCGGCATCGTGTCCGAATACGTGGAACGCCTGCAGAAACTGGGCCTGGCCGTCGTCCCGCCGGCGGAGGACCGCCGTACTTCCGAGGAACTCTGGAACAAGTGGGGCCGCTACGGCACCTTCGACTTCCACTCCCACACCAACCCCAAGCCCATCTGCTACGCCGCCGCTTTCGACCCGGACGGGTGGAAGCGAATCTCCAACGACCTGGTCCGCGAGGCCGGCGTGGACCTGCGGCTGCACTCCTGGTTCTCCCGCCCCATCGTGGACAACGGCGTCATCAAGGGCGTCATCTGCGAAACCAAGCTGGGCCCCCAGGCCTTCATGGCGGACGTGGTCATCGACACCACCGGCGACATCGACGTTGCCTCCCGCGCCGGCGCCAGCTACGCCAAGGACAACTACCTCACCACCCTGGTGTTCCGGCTGGGCAACGTGGACACCGCGGCCGCTGAGGCCTTCGAACAGGCCAACCCCAAGGAAGCCCGCGCCATCAACCGCAAGATCAAGCGGCTCCTGGGCGGTGCCTGGGAGCTGTGGTGGCTCAAGACCCCCATCGACGGCGTGGTGTGGTGCAACGCCCCGCACATGACCGGCTTCGACGGCGTGGACCCGGCAGACATGACCGCCGCAGAGTTTGCCGCCCGTGACAAGATCTCCGAGGCCGTGGACTACGTCCGGGCCAACCTGCCCGGCTTCGAAAAGTGCTACATGCTGGACGTCGCCTCCCAGATGGGCGTCCGCCAGACCCGCCTGCTGCAGGGTGAGTACGTCATGACCAAGGAAGACGTCACCTCCCGCCGCCACTTCCAGGACAGCGTGGCCCGCGGCCGGGACTACTACTACCCCTACCGCTCGCTCCTGCCCAAGGAAGTGGATCAGCTCCTGGTGGCCGGCCGCCACTACTCCGCCACCCCCGACGCGCAGAAGATGTCCCGCGAAATCCCGCCCTGCATGGCCATGGGCCAGGCCGTCGGCGTCGCCGCAGCGCTCGCCGTCGAGTCCGGCGTGCTGGTCCGCGACGTGGCGGCAGCCGACATCCAACTGGGTATGCGCCGGCACGGTGCGGACCCCGGCGACGTCCCGTCGTCGAACGCCACCCTGGACACCGAAGCGGCGGTCCTGGCGTGA
- a CDS encoding MFS transporter, producing MLDIQATDNAVPSPRSATPSPRNRDKFTPEVRKGLLGLGLGNALEWYDWMVFGLLSAFIGPNFFPNTEPLSATLNALAVFAVGFAFRPLGGILLGTLADRIGRRRVMLLSIMLMAGTTLVIAVTPSYATIGAWSGIILVACRVLQGISTGIEAPLSTSHAVELAPEGREGYVAGIMSFYVNIGILLASLVSFVCSLVIGGSAMGEWGWRIPFIIGALFGFVVLYLRRSLPETLKEEERAANTAKTVWSGVGKHWLSVLAIIFVVGAAQAYNYAWNVGLPSAARSGFKEDPTAVFALTTILGVVLVVGSWIIGKLADGRSMSRWFLVTRVLAIPSVFLMLLYVQPGIGGFAAVLLGGSIVLVLNMTLYNVVSSSLMPKNIRGTGVALGYGIGVAVFGGTASYLLVWLQSLDLTWVFPVYVAVLSILSIVFYLAARCTNGIFVGK from the coding sequence ATGCTCGATATCCAAGCGACGGACAACGCCGTACCGTCACCCCGTTCCGCCACTCCATCCCCCCGCAACCGCGACAAATTCACCCCCGAAGTGCGTAAGGGACTCCTGGGCCTCGGCCTGGGAAACGCCCTGGAATGGTACGACTGGATGGTCTTTGGCCTCCTGTCCGCCTTCATCGGCCCGAATTTCTTCCCCAATACCGAACCCCTCTCCGCCACCCTGAACGCGCTGGCCGTGTTCGCCGTCGGATTCGCCTTCCGTCCCCTCGGCGGCATCCTGCTCGGCACTCTGGCCGACCGGATCGGCCGCCGCCGCGTGATGCTGCTGTCCATCATGCTGATGGCCGGCACCACGCTGGTCATCGCCGTCACGCCCAGCTACGCCACCATCGGCGCCTGGTCCGGCATCATCCTGGTGGCCTGCCGCGTCCTGCAGGGCATCTCCACCGGCATCGAAGCCCCGCTGTCCACCTCCCACGCCGTTGAACTGGCTCCGGAAGGCCGCGAAGGCTACGTGGCCGGCATCATGTCCTTCTACGTCAACATCGGCATCCTGCTCGCCTCCCTGGTCAGCTTCGTCTGCAGCCTGGTGATCGGCGGCTCGGCCATGGGGGAGTGGGGCTGGCGCATCCCGTTCATCATTGGCGCACTCTTCGGCTTCGTGGTGCTCTACCTCAGGCGCTCGCTGCCCGAAACACTCAAGGAAGAAGAGCGCGCCGCCAACACCGCCAAGACCGTGTGGTCCGGTGTGGGCAAGCACTGGCTCTCCGTCCTGGCCATCATCTTCGTGGTGGGCGCCGCACAGGCCTACAACTACGCCTGGAACGTGGGCCTGCCCAGCGCCGCCCGCAGTGGCTTCAAGGAAGACCCCACCGCCGTCTTCGCCCTCACCACCATCCTGGGCGTCGTCCTGGTGGTGGGCAGCTGGATCATCGGCAAGCTGGCCGACGGCCGGTCCATGTCCCGCTGGTTCCTGGTGACCCGCGTCCTGGCCATCCCCTCCGTGTTCCTCATGCTCCTCTACGTCCAGCCCGGCATCGGCGGGTTCGCAGCAGTCCTGCTGGGCGGCTCGATCGTCCTGGTCCTGAACATGACCCTCTACAACGTGGTCAGTTCCTCCCTGATGCCCAAGAACATCCGTGGCACCGGTGTGGCCCTGGGCTACGGCATCGGCGTGGCCGTCTTCGGCGGCACGGCCTCCTACCTCCTGGTCTGGCTGCAGTCCCTCGACCTCACCTGGGTCTTCCCGGTCTACGTAGCCGTCCTCTCCATCCTCAGCATCGTTTTCTACCTCGCCGCACGCTGCACCAACGGCATCTTCGTCGGAAAGTAA
- a CDS encoding helix-turn-helix domain-containing protein, whose amino-acid sequence MTTESSTTAPPATSELLATVGNKVRAMRKEKGMTLAKLSDVTGLSQAIVSQIERGMANPSFTTLAQLAHGLDIPVGRFFIGQDQTKSPVVRRSARRNLKNVTRESVGEAVHELLTPDRDGTIEAQWIMTPPGHDTSATPFTHSGEEFCYIISGRKDVYLDGVCYSLEEGDSITYPAETPHWYKNSYEEVCVAIWVNAPHKW is encoded by the coding sequence ATGACCACCGAGAGTAGCACCACCGCACCGCCGGCCACCAGCGAACTGCTGGCGACGGTTGGCAACAAAGTGCGGGCCATGCGCAAGGAAAAGGGCATGACCCTGGCCAAGCTCTCGGACGTCACCGGGCTCAGCCAGGCGATCGTCAGCCAGATCGAACGCGGCATGGCCAACCCGTCCTTCACAACCCTCGCCCAGCTGGCCCATGGACTGGACATTCCCGTGGGAAGGTTCTTCATTGGCCAGGACCAAACCAAGTCACCCGTCGTCCGCAGATCCGCACGGCGGAACCTGAAAAACGTCACCCGCGAATCCGTGGGGGAGGCAGTTCACGAACTGCTCACCCCGGACCGTGACGGCACCATCGAAGCGCAATGGATCATGACGCCCCCAGGGCATGACACCAGCGCAACACCCTTTACCCACAGCGGGGAAGAGTTCTGCTACATCATCTCGGGCCGGAAGGACGTCTACTTGGACGGCGTCTGCTACAGCCTGGAAGAAGGCGACTCGATCACCTACCCGGCAGAAACCCCGCACTGGTACAAGAACAGCTACGAAGAGGTATGCGTAGCCATCTGGGTAAACGCACCACACAAGTGGTAG
- a CDS encoding DUF5671 domain-containing protein: MTAPAAPTVPAPAGGLATLRRLILYVLLFALVVITASGVSGLLERLFRTATTLVSGDVTGLALSLAFTLIGGPLALLLWWFVWRRLDDEAERRAPGWGLYLTGMYAVSLIIASTSLLDLATSFIGTQESQWPSPLANGLVWSAIWWWHRWMWKHPVKASRHLEDVRAVVGSVFGLLLGTGAAIAALSALLDVAIRGFTATAAFEPWWFDVLRSLVWAAGGALVWWWHWFREGGRRFQTGLVDVAIIGVGIFLAGITALGGLGVILFVLLRLAFDRSDPMDNLLEPLAPAIAAAAIGALVWRYHRSTSVHRSTRTRRASLLVTSAVALAAAASGIGVVVNALLAAAVSPLAGGATRTLLLGGISSLAVGAPVWWLAWKPRHQPRSADEIPPGRRVYLVAFFGVSAVVALITLLVIGYRLFEYLLGEVTGGSVLDRIRAPLGLLVAAGLVAGYHFALWRRDRTLLAAAAPAHKRVIERVTLVSGYRPDALDPEALARGIADATGAKVTTWLRADDGGAGLPPSSELSPAAGDVLRQVVAALQATAGQQVLVIAGPGTRLEVVPLMAPGAAVPAGPAPGRVLRP; encoded by the coding sequence ATGACGGCGCCGGCAGCACCGACGGTCCCCGCCCCGGCGGGCGGTCTGGCAACCCTCCGCCGGCTGATCCTCTACGTCCTGCTGTTCGCCCTGGTGGTCATCACGGCGTCAGGTGTAAGCGGGCTGCTGGAGCGCCTTTTCCGTACAGCGACCACCTTGGTTTCCGGGGACGTGACCGGACTGGCCCTGTCCCTGGCCTTCACCCTGATCGGCGGCCCGCTGGCACTGCTGCTGTGGTGGTTTGTGTGGCGGCGGCTCGACGACGAAGCCGAGCGGCGGGCGCCCGGCTGGGGCCTCTACCTGACCGGCATGTACGCCGTCTCGCTCATCATCGCCAGCACGTCGCTGCTGGATCTTGCCACGTCCTTCATTGGCACCCAGGAGAGCCAATGGCCGTCCCCACTGGCCAACGGACTTGTCTGGAGCGCCATCTGGTGGTGGCACCGGTGGATGTGGAAGCACCCAGTCAAGGCATCGCGCCACCTCGAGGACGTGCGCGCCGTCGTCGGCTCGGTCTTTGGGCTGCTGCTGGGCACCGGTGCCGCGATCGCTGCGCTCAGCGCACTGCTGGACGTCGCGATCCGCGGCTTCACGGCAACCGCCGCCTTTGAGCCCTGGTGGTTTGACGTACTCCGGTCCCTGGTCTGGGCAGCTGGCGGCGCGCTGGTGTGGTGGTGGCATTGGTTCCGGGAGGGCGGACGGCGCTTCCAGACCGGCCTGGTGGACGTCGCCATCATTGGCGTGGGCATCTTCCTGGCCGGTATCACCGCCCTTGGCGGGCTGGGCGTCATCCTGTTCGTCCTCCTGCGGCTGGCGTTCGACCGCAGCGATCCCATGGACAACTTGCTTGAACCACTCGCCCCGGCCATCGCCGCTGCCGCCATCGGGGCGCTGGTGTGGCGCTACCACCGCAGCACGTCCGTGCACCGCTCCACCAGGACCCGGCGGGCCAGCCTCCTGGTGACGTCCGCGGTGGCGCTTGCCGCTGCGGCGTCGGGCATTGGCGTGGTGGTCAACGCGCTGCTGGCTGCAGCCGTATCGCCCTTGGCGGGCGGGGCAACCCGGACCCTGCTCCTGGGCGGCATCAGCTCCCTCGCGGTGGGTGCACCGGTGTGGTGGCTGGCGTGGAAGCCCCGGCATCAGCCGCGGAGCGCGGACGAGATTCCGCCCGGCCGGCGCGTGTACCTGGTGGCGTTCTTTGGCGTCAGCGCCGTGGTCGCTCTCATTACGCTGCTGGTGATTGGCTACCGGCTCTTCGAATACCTGCTGGGCGAGGTCACCGGCGGCAGCGTCCTGGACCGCATCCGGGCGCCCCTGGGCCTCCTGGTGGCTGCCGGGCTCGTGGCGGGCTACCACTTCGCGCTGTGGCGCCGTGACCGCACCCTTCTTGCCGCGGCGGCCCCTGCACACAAGCGGGTGATCGAGCGGGTCACCCTGGTCAGCGGCTACCGCCCTGATGCGTTGGACCCGGAGGCCCTGGCGCGCGGCATCGCTGACGCTACCGGGGCGAAGGTGACCACGTGGCTGAGGGCGGACGACGGCGGCGCCGGGCTTCCGCCGTCGTCCGAGCTTTCGCCAGCGGCTGGGGACGTCCTCCGGCAGGTCGTGGCGGCACTGCAGGCCACTGCCGGGCAGCAGGTCCTGGTGATCGCGGGGCCTGGAACCCGGTTGGAGGTTGTCCCGCTGATGGCTCCCGGCGCTGCGGTTCCTGCCGGCCCTGCGCCCGGCCGGGTCCTACGGCCCTAG
- a CDS encoding SOS response-associated peptidase produces MCGRYVMSKATGDLLSYFDAQEVEGTPPPPSWNVAPTEPVPIVAERLDEGSMERHLLVAHWGLVPSWAKDIKIGNKLINARSESILEKPAFRKAAVKRRAILPADGYYEWQKTEDGKKIPNYLYSEKEPMLGFAGLYEWWADPSVPEDDPGRWLLSCTVLTTTAQDALGHVHDRSPVIIPRDRFAEWLDPDLTDKNDIQHLLDSLPEPVLVPRVVSTKVNSVRNDGPELIEPAE; encoded by the coding sequence ATGTGCGGCAGATACGTGATGTCCAAGGCCACTGGTGACCTTCTGAGTTACTTTGACGCCCAAGAAGTGGAAGGCACTCCGCCCCCGCCAAGCTGGAACGTGGCCCCAACGGAGCCGGTGCCGATCGTGGCTGAGCGGCTGGACGAAGGCAGCATGGAACGGCACCTGCTGGTGGCCCACTGGGGCCTGGTCCCGTCCTGGGCCAAGGACATCAAGATCGGCAACAAGCTGATCAATGCCCGCAGCGAGAGCATCCTGGAGAAGCCGGCATTCCGCAAGGCAGCTGTGAAAAGACGCGCCATTCTTCCTGCCGACGGCTACTACGAGTGGCAGAAGACGGAAGACGGCAAGAAGATCCCCAACTACCTTTACTCCGAGAAGGAGCCGATGCTCGGCTTTGCCGGCCTGTACGAATGGTGGGCCGATCCTTCAGTGCCGGAGGATGACCCGGGCCGGTGGCTCCTGAGCTGCACTGTCCTGACCACCACCGCCCAGGACGCCTTGGGCCATGTCCACGACAGGTCCCCGGTGATCATCCCCCGCGACCGTTTCGCTGAGTGGCTGGACCCGGACCTGACGGACAAGAACGATATCCAGCACCTGCTGGACTCGCTTCCTGAACCTGTCCTGGTGCCGCGCGTAGTGAGCACCAAGGTGAACAGCGTGCGGAATGACGGGCCGGAACTGATCGAGCCTGCTGAGTGA
- a CDS encoding ATP-binding protein, whose amino-acid sequence MTVAQIQVDQRVIGIDSRRFASVEKALVELITNSDDSYARLERAGDTVTGTIVVGYQRHHSGAVLMVTDQAEGMSFEQAGRILSYGGAHSPLARGEGSGRGYFGRGLKQAIFGLGHGWIETIRSGRFTRIDIFRGRNGGYLYDDDGTDRQAFAADYARLDLPDGANGTRVTIVVDNPHATITQQATLLQLLADNIYLRDVLDRRTVEFVHGHPGDGDYASHSVRFMEPPAVTLVGPDEPGSFSVDGAEYAFTVTLKRAQDVELTLKGDERTAGLVVESGMAVLDCQMFEYENQVGTEYLFGTVRCPALTEMLGKGRAIISDEREGLNPKDPFVAAFSRAVSRMIAAPVQAEKEKLTHLERATTSGRTAEMIEHLLQHMSEAAILDLGLETAPGVRNGDGAQPPESPLPAALRFTTPFYYRPPVHPFHVALLLDPHQLPVGETLAFELDLPPSIHLDPLPAPVPVGTLAETLRLEWTATGDKAGDHGEITARAGDYWALCEVVIAEHASHRSANQPPHQAVAAPGRPPGPHRQVRHPSRDHGVDLFTGYDFRSLHNSTDRAVYSEVERKVIINTAAPTV is encoded by the coding sequence ATGACGGTTGCCCAGATCCAAGTGGACCAGCGCGTGATCGGGATCGATTCCCGGCGCTTCGCATCGGTTGAGAAGGCGCTGGTGGAGCTCATCACCAACAGCGATGACAGCTACGCGCGGCTGGAGAGAGCCGGCGACACCGTCACCGGCACGATCGTAGTCGGCTACCAGCGGCACCACTCAGGGGCGGTGCTGATGGTGACCGACCAGGCGGAGGGCATGTCCTTCGAGCAGGCCGGCCGGATCCTCAGCTACGGCGGCGCCCACAGCCCGCTGGCCCGCGGGGAGGGATCAGGCCGCGGCTACTTCGGGCGCGGGCTCAAACAGGCCATCTTCGGACTGGGCCACGGCTGGATCGAGACCATTCGAAGTGGCCGGTTCACCCGGATCGACATCTTCCGGGGCCGGAATGGCGGCTACCTTTATGACGACGACGGTACGGACCGCCAAGCGTTCGCTGCGGACTACGCCCGGCTGGATCTTCCAGACGGCGCCAACGGCACCCGGGTCACCATCGTTGTCGACAACCCGCACGCCACCATCACCCAGCAGGCAACACTGCTGCAGCTCCTCGCGGACAACATCTACCTGCGGGACGTACTGGACCGGCGCACGGTGGAGTTCGTGCACGGGCACCCTGGTGACGGGGATTACGCCAGCCACAGCGTCCGCTTCATGGAACCGCCGGCTGTCACGTTAGTGGGCCCGGATGAGCCGGGCAGCTTCAGCGTTGACGGTGCGGAGTACGCGTTCACCGTCACGCTTAAGCGGGCGCAGGACGTCGAACTGACACTGAAGGGCGATGAACGGACCGCTGGCCTGGTGGTGGAGTCCGGCATGGCTGTGCTCGACTGCCAGATGTTCGAATACGAGAACCAGGTGGGCACCGAGTATCTTTTCGGGACGGTGCGTTGCCCCGCGCTGACCGAAATGCTTGGCAAAGGTAGGGCCATCATCAGTGACGAGCGTGAAGGCCTGAACCCCAAGGACCCGTTTGTCGCGGCGTTCTCGCGGGCTGTGAGCCGGATGATCGCGGCCCCTGTCCAGGCAGAGAAGGAAAAACTCACTCACCTGGAACGGGCCACTACATCCGGGCGAACCGCCGAGATGATCGAGCACCTGCTTCAGCACATGAGCGAGGCCGCCATCCTGGACCTGGGCCTGGAGACGGCACCTGGTGTCCGGAACGGGGACGGCGCGCAGCCGCCAGAGTCACCATTACCGGCGGCACTGCGGTTCACAACGCCCTTCTATTACCGGCCGCCGGTGCATCCGTTCCACGTTGCCCTGCTGCTGGATCCACACCAGCTGCCCGTTGGCGAAACTTTGGCTTTCGAACTGGACCTTCCGCCCTCGATCCACCTTGACCCGCTGCCTGCACCGGTTCCAGTCGGCACCTTGGCGGAAACCCTTCGGCTCGAATGGACGGCAACGGGGGACAAGGCTGGAGACCACGGGGAAATCACCGCCCGTGCCGGAGACTACTGGGCGCTGTGCGAAGTGGTCATCGCCGAGCACGCCTCACACCGCAGCGCAAACCAACCTCCGCACCAAGCCGTCGCCGCCCCCGGAAGGCCGCCGGGACCGCACCGCCAGGTCCGCCATCCGAGCAGAGACCACGGCGTGGACCTTTTTACGGGCTACGACTTCCGCAGCCTGCACAACAGCACGGACCGTGCCGTGTACAGCGAAGTGGAGCGAAAAGTCATCATCAATACCGCAGCCCCCACCGTCTAG
- a CDS encoding SRPBCC family protein: MTENAIRLERRYPHPVAAVWAALTTPELLARWWAPGNIAPVVGHRFSMDMDAWGQQQCEVLAVDPGTSISFHFSEGQLDTTITWRLEPVDGGTIIHFEHAGFQLDTPMGRHAIEGMGHGWPGLLARIDGVLAGVS, from the coding sequence ATGACTGAGAACGCCATCAGGCTGGAACGCCGCTACCCACACCCCGTTGCCGCTGTCTGGGCCGCGCTGACGACGCCGGAACTCCTGGCCCGCTGGTGGGCTCCGGGCAACATCGCGCCCGTGGTGGGCCACCGCTTCAGCATGGACATGGACGCCTGGGGCCAGCAGCAGTGCGAAGTGCTCGCTGTTGACCCCGGCACGTCCATCAGCTTCCACTTCTCCGAAGGCCAGCTGGACACCACCATCACCTGGCGCCTTGAGCCCGTGGACGGCGGCACCATAATCCACTTCGAGCACGCCGGCTTCCAGTTGGACACCCCTATGGGCCGCCACGCCATCGAGGGCATGGGTCATGGCTGGCCCGGCCTCCTGGCCCGCATTGACGGGGTTCTTGCGGGGGTGTCCTGA
- a CDS encoding ArsR/SmtB family transcription factor translates to MLPDVFAAVSNPARRVILDELRQGSRTAGELTGLLHLSRPAASEHLAVLRGAGLVREERQGRNRVYYLQPARLAEIGGWVKHFEQYWNQRLDALGDLLDEEKPK, encoded by the coding sequence GTGCTTCCCGATGTCTTCGCCGCCGTGTCCAACCCGGCGCGGCGCGTCATCCTGGACGAACTGCGGCAGGGGTCACGCACCGCCGGTGAACTCACCGGCCTGCTGCACCTCAGCCGTCCGGCCGCGTCCGAGCACCTTGCCGTGCTCCGGGGAGCCGGCCTGGTGCGGGAGGAACGCCAGGGCAGGAACAGGGTGTACTACCTCCAGCCTGCCCGGCTCGCCGAGATCGGCGGCTGGGTAAAGCACTTCGAGCAGTACTGGAACCAGCGGCTGGACGCCCTGGGGGACCTTTTGGACGAGGAGAAACCTAAATGA